CGACCGCTCTGGTGCCCGTCGCGCTGGTCGCGCACTTCCTGATGCGCGAGGGCCGGAGCCTGCGCACCATCGGCTTCGACCGCACCCGCCCCTGGCCCGACCTCGGTCGCGGGGCGGCCATCGCGGCGGTGATCGGCAGCACCGGGATCGCCTTCTACCTGGCCGCCCGCGGACTCGGCTTCAACCTCACCGTCGTCCCCGAGGCGCTGCCCGACGTGTGGTGGAAGTACCCCGTACTGATCCTCTCGGCACTGCAGAACGCGATCCTGGAAGAGGTCATCGTCGTCGGCTATCTGCTGCGCCGCCTGGGCCAGTTGGGCTGGACACCCGGCACCGCGCTGGTGGCCAGTTCCGTACTGCGCGGCTCGTACCACCTCTACCAGGGCATCGGCGGCTTCATCGGCAACA
The DNA window shown above is from Streptomyces chartreusis and carries:
- a CDS encoding CPBP family intramembrane glutamic endopeptidase translates to MQGEAGPVADSFPHERLSRRIFRDETLLVLGLSLGASGVSALISFVGSVTKPGGLKDQAATLNASAAPGRPWLDLAWQLFGITTALVPVALVAHFLMREGRSLRTIGFDRTRPWPDLGRGAAIAAVIGSTGIAFYLAARGLGFNLTVVPEALPDVWWKYPVLILSALQNAILEEVIVVGYLLRRLGQLGWTPGTALVASSVLRGSYHLYQGIGGFIGNMAMGVVFVYLYRRWGRVGPLVVAHSLLDIGAFVGYALLAGRVDWLPTA